In Acinetobacter sp. C32I, one genomic interval encodes:
- the dsdA gene encoding D-serine ammonia-lyase, whose protein sequence is MDSNQIQNLVTHYPIVKDLIELKETIWFNPSFTTLEQGLPYVGLTQADIDDARDRLQRFAPYLMAVFPETLAAQGIIESDLINIPNMQQSLETHFEQKIAGKLWLKKDSHLPISGSIKARGGIYEVLYRAEQLALQANLLTLEDDYAKLNSPEFREFFSQYSIAVGSTGNLGLSIGIMSAKLGFNVTVHMSADARQWKKDKLRAHGVTVIEYEQDYGVAVEAGRKAALENPNCFFIDDENSKTLFLGYAVAGERLKKQLDQQRIVVDQAHPLFVYLPCGVGGGPGGVAFGLKMAVGDHVHCIFAEPTHSPCMLLGVSTGLHDEISVQDIGIDNITAADGLAVGRASGFVGRAMQRLLDGFYTLDDPTMYRLLGMLNQSENLKLEPSALAGMLGPILISNHQAYIDLHQFTELQLQHANHIVWGTGGGMVPAEEMQNYLAKA, encoded by the coding sequence ATGGATTCGAATCAAATTCAAAACCTTGTTACACACTATCCCATTGTTAAAGACCTGATTGAACTTAAAGAGACAATCTGGTTTAACCCGTCATTCACCACGCTTGAGCAAGGCTTGCCCTATGTTGGGTTGACGCAAGCCGATATTGATGATGCTCGCGACCGTTTACAGCGTTTTGCACCCTACCTCATGGCTGTTTTTCCAGAAACCCTTGCAGCTCAAGGCATCATTGAGTCTGATCTGATCAATATCCCGAATATGCAGCAATCGCTTGAAACACACTTCGAGCAAAAAATTGCAGGCAAACTATGGTTGAAAAAAGATAGTCATCTCCCTATTTCGGGATCGATTAAGGCACGAGGTGGTATCTATGAGGTACTTTATCGAGCCGAGCAGCTTGCGCTACAAGCCAATTTGCTCACTCTTGAGGATGATTATGCCAAACTGAATAGCCCAGAATTTAGAGAATTTTTTAGTCAATACAGCATTGCTGTTGGCTCTACAGGTAATCTTGGCCTCTCGATTGGTATCATGAGCGCAAAATTGGGCTTTAATGTGACCGTGCATATGTCAGCCGATGCACGACAATGGAAGAAAGACAAGTTGCGTGCTCATGGTGTAACCGTGATTGAGTACGAACAAGACTATGGTGTTGCTGTAGAAGCAGGCCGAAAAGCAGCATTAGAAAATCCAAATTGTTTTTTTATTGATGATGAAAATTCCAAAACCCTGTTCTTAGGCTATGCCGTTGCGGGTGAACGTTTAAAGAAACAGTTAGATCAACAGCGTATTGTTGTGGATCAAGCACATCCTTTATTTGTTTATTTACCTTGTGGTGTCGGTGGCGGGCCTGGTGGCGTTGCATTTGGCTTAAAAATGGCAGTTGGCGATCATGTACATTGTATCTTTGCCGAACCCACTCATTCCCCATGCATGTTACTCGGCGTATCAACTGGTTTGCATGATGAAATTTCAGTTCAGGATATTGGCATTGATAATATTACGGCGGCAGATGGCCTTGCTGTGGGCCGCGCTTCAGGCTTTGTTGGTCGTGCCATGCAACGATTATTAGATGGTTTTTATACATTGGATGACCCAACCATGTATCGCTTGCTCGGAATGCTCAACCAGTCTGAAAACCTGAAACTTGAACCTTCTGCGCTCGCAGGTATGTTAGGGCCAATTTTAATCAGCAACCATCAAGCTTATATCGATTTGCATCAATTTACTGAACTGCAGTTACAGCATGCCAATCATATTGTATGGGGAACAGGTGGCGGAATGGTTCCCGCAGAAGAAATGCAAAATTATCTGGCAAAAGCTTAA
- a CDS encoding MaoC/PaaZ C-terminal domain-containing protein, whose protein sequence is MFAIRYQQIPLQFLFEHQATLAGLGKIGLRSLKKTKAASVDWQSLASMNEVIDAPSHDLIEHYIQWSGAELTKYQDTIPPHMVSQWGLSFATRLLLQTHYPLSQVINQGVSLKIHGKLPRTENLMIQAKIANVDERNGLARVSVQITTGTITQPELVETVLHMAFILPHFEKTKRIETVDHKTWQHLGEWSATADDGLKFALLTGDFNPIHWITPLAKLSNFGQKVLHGFGVFARSFELLPETIQQIDIRFLKPVKLPSQHNRVETCTEQMQKYVRVVGSAGQICLMGQYS, encoded by the coding sequence ATGTTTGCGATTCGTTACCAGCAGATTCCATTGCAATTTTTATTTGAACATCAGGCAACTTTGGCAGGGCTTGGAAAAATAGGCTTACGTAGTCTTAAAAAAACAAAGGCTGCTTCAGTGGACTGGCAGTCATTAGCATCGATGAATGAAGTGATTGATGCGCCGAGTCATGACTTGATTGAACATTATATCCAATGGAGTGGCGCTGAACTGACTAAATATCAAGACACCATCCCACCGCATATGGTGTCACAATGGGGACTTTCGTTTGCAACGCGATTATTGCTGCAAACTCATTACCCCTTGAGTCAAGTTATCAATCAAGGTGTAAGTCTCAAGATTCATGGCAAGCTTCCACGAACTGAAAACCTAATGATCCAAGCCAAGATCGCCAATGTAGATGAACGTAATGGACTAGCACGTGTTTCCGTGCAAATTACCACAGGTACAATCACACAACCTGAGTTAGTCGAAACAGTGCTGCATATGGCATTTATTCTGCCGCATTTTGAGAAAACTAAACGTATAGAAACAGTAGATCATAAAACTTGGCAGCATTTAGGTGAATGGTCTGCGACAGCAGATGATGGTTTAAAATTTGCCTTATTAACAGGCGATTTTAATCCGATTCATTGGATTACACCATTAGCCAAACTGTCGAACTTTGGTCAAAAAGTGCTGCATGGCTTTGGTGTGTTTGCGCGTAGCTTTGAATTGTTGCCTGAAACAATACAGCAAATCGATATTCGATTCCTAAAACCCGTCAAACTTCCTTCACAACATAACCGAGTGGAAACCTGTACTGAGCAGATGCAAAAGTATGTCCGTGTTGTCGGTTCGGCAGGACAAATCTGTTTAATGGGTCAATATTCATAA
- a CDS encoding molybdopterin-dependent oxidoreductase: MTTATAIKQDVTACILCSRNCGLSVEIEDNQFKKIKGDDQHPFSQGYICQKAARLQHYQQHADRLTSPLKRQTDGSYQEISWEQVIQEIAEQLVQIRNTHGGTAFASVGGGGQGNHLGAAYGRQLLYAMKSFYSYNSLAQEKTGDFWVNGRLFGSQACHTTEDVEHADYVLFIGTNPFQAHGIPNARDTLKHIKKDPNRTMVVFDPRVTETAKQADIHVQLKPGTDAYLMSAMIAIMLQEELYDQKFIQQHTHGFDQIKQAFLAIPIEEYIQKADVSVELIYQIVHDFAQAQRACVRIDLGIQHTLNTTLNGYLEKLLYLLTGNFGKQGANNLHTMFIPILSNTDERNPKYRRTVHHKMFPISGFFPPNILPDEILKAGEKRVRAVFVDSCNPLLTYPDTAAYEQAFQSLELLVVVDVAMTETARLAHYVLPAHSQFEKWEFTGFNLEFPKNGFHLRHPLFKAQGNSLPEAEIYTRLLEAMQVIPRQFPILNKIAEKDSANTAYLAYFGALGVSFAKNKKLIPYAASIVYRTLGKTLPNDAASTALLLPLCMQYAAQHYQAVKQAGYVGNRFNLGVKLFEKILQQRSGVVLSEHDYDDVWALIAYKDKKIRLAIPEMFIELAQLKQGFMTLTTDYPFILLAGERRSYNANQIYRDPAWRKVDAEGRLRINPEDAQTFGVETGQMLYCISEHGKIQVTVELDEGMRKGVVSLPHGYGLRYRGGEPIGPQLNRLTSAQHCDPLSKTPYHKYVPVRLERLTA; the protein is encoded by the coding sequence ATGACGACTGCCACAGCAATCAAACAGGATGTAACCGCTTGTATTCTATGTTCACGTAATTGTGGACTCAGTGTAGAGATTGAAGATAACCAGTTTAAGAAGATTAAAGGCGATGATCAGCATCCTTTTTCGCAAGGCTATATCTGCCAAAAAGCCGCACGTTTACAGCATTACCAACAACATGCTGATCGTTTAACTTCACCGCTAAAACGTCAGACAGATGGTTCCTATCAAGAGATCAGCTGGGAACAAGTCATTCAGGAAATTGCAGAGCAGCTTGTACAGATTCGAAATACCCATGGTGGAACAGCCTTTGCATCGGTAGGTGGTGGTGGTCAGGGCAATCATTTAGGCGCTGCTTATGGTCGGCAGTTGCTCTATGCCATGAAAAGTTTCTATTCCTACAACTCTTTGGCGCAGGAAAAAACGGGCGATTTCTGGGTGAATGGGCGTTTGTTTGGCAGCCAAGCGTGTCATACCACCGAAGATGTCGAGCATGCGGATTATGTACTGTTTATCGGCACTAATCCTTTTCAGGCGCACGGTATTCCAAATGCACGTGATACCTTAAAACATATCAAAAAAGATCCAAACAGAACCATGGTGGTATTTGACCCACGGGTGACGGAAACGGCTAAACAAGCCGATATTCATGTGCAATTAAAGCCTGGTACCGATGCTTATCTGATGTCCGCTATGATCGCGATCATGCTGCAAGAAGAGTTATACGATCAGAAATTTATTCAGCAGCATACGCATGGCTTTGATCAGATTAAACAGGCCTTTCTAGCGATTCCAATCGAAGAATATATTCAGAAAGCCGATGTTTCAGTCGAATTGATTTACCAGATTGTCCATGATTTTGCTCAAGCACAACGTGCGTGTGTCCGGATTGACCTTGGTATTCAACACACCTTAAATACCACTTTAAATGGTTATTTGGAAAAGCTTTTATATTTACTCACAGGAAATTTTGGTAAACAAGGTGCTAATAATCTACATACCATGTTTATTCCCATCCTAAGCAATACCGATGAGCGTAATCCTAAATATCGCCGTACAGTACATCATAAAATGTTCCCGATTTCAGGTTTCTTTCCACCGAATATCTTGCCCGATGAAATCTTAAAAGCAGGCGAGAAACGGGTTCGTGCGGTGTTTGTGGACAGCTGTAATCCTTTGTTGACCTATCCTGATACCGCAGCATATGAGCAAGCATTCCAGTCACTTGAGCTATTGGTGGTGGTCGATGTGGCCATGACTGAAACAGCACGTTTAGCGCATTATGTTTTACCTGCACATAGCCAATTTGAAAAGTGGGAATTCACAGGCTTTAATCTGGAATTTCCGAAGAATGGCTTTCATTTACGCCATCCTTTATTTAAAGCACAAGGCAATAGCCTACCTGAAGCCGAGATCTATACGCGCTTGCTTGAAGCCATGCAGGTGATCCCTCGGCAGTTTCCGATATTGAATAAAATTGCAGAAAAAGATTCGGCCAATACCGCGTATCTTGCTTACTTCGGTGCGCTAGGGGTCAGTTTTGCGAAAAATAAAAAGTTAATTCCCTATGCGGCATCCATTGTATATCGTACTTTGGGTAAGACTTTGCCGAATGATGCCGCATCTACCGCGCTGTTATTACCTTTATGTATGCAATATGCAGCTCAACATTACCAAGCGGTTAAACAAGCAGGCTATGTGGGCAATCGTTTCAATCTTGGCGTGAAGCTATTTGAAAAAATCTTGCAGCAGCGTTCAGGTGTGGTGCTATCTGAACATGACTATGACGATGTTTGGGCATTGATCGCCTATAAAGACAAGAAAATTCGTTTGGCAATTCCTGAGATGTTTATTGAATTGGCCCAACTGAAACAAGGTTTCATGACCTTAACTACAGATTATCCTTTTATTTTATTGGCAGGCGAACGTCGCAGTTATAACGCCAATCAAATTTATCGTGATCCTGCTTGGCGTAAAGTCGATGCAGAAGGACGTTTAAGGATCAACCCTGAGGATGCGCAGACTTTCGGCGTCGAAACCGGACAGATGCTGTACTGTATTTCTGAGCACGGCAAGATTCAAGTGACGGTCGAGCTTGATGAGGGAATGCGCAAAGGCGTGGTGTCGTTACCGCATGGATATGGATTACGCTATCGAGGTGGAGAGCCGATTGGGCCACAATTGAATCGTCTTACTTCTGCTCAGCATTGTGATCCCTTATCCAAAACACCATATCATAAATATGTACCTGTACGTTTAGAGCGACTCACAGCTTAG